A portion of the bacterium genome contains these proteins:
- a CDS encoding thioredoxin domain-containing protein: MNEETSQTHGPSLTVPMAIVIAALIIGGAIFFSRGSENSSLAAVEKAQNGDFKNLEINLLPIGEEDHIRGNPNAEIILIEYSDLECPFCKNFHFTMKEVMEQYGKDGSVAWAYRHFPLTQIHPKAVDEAEATECAASLGGNNVFWNYLDKVFETTPSNNGLDLNILPKLAEDVGLNRAAFTACLQSGQFADKIQSDYAGGIDAGVTGTPNSFLSLKNPASEKTEEGLKEINNRLLKNLPAGSPDPLFLSADKKTVSIGGAFPKDILSEIFDLILNNQ, translated from the coding sequence ATGAATGAAGAGACCTCACAAACGCATGGCCCATCTTTAACGGTTCCCATGGCTATAGTTATAGCGGCGCTAATAATAGGCGGTGCCATTTTTTTCTCGCGAGGCAGTGAAAACAGCTCTTTAGCAGCGGTTGAGAAAGCCCAAAACGGCGATTTCAAAAACTTGGAAATAAATCTTTTGCCTATTGGCGAAGAAGACCATATTAGAGGCAATCCGAACGCCGAAATTATCCTAATAGAATACTCCGACCTTGAATGTCCGTTTTGCAAAAATTTTCACTTCACGATGAAAGAAGTGATGGAGCAGTATGGAAAAGACGGTTCTGTGGCCTGGGCTTATCGGCACTTTCCTCTGACCCAAATACACCCTAAGGCGGTAGACGAAGCGGAAGCGACCGAATGCGCGGCATCACTTGGAGGAAATAATGTTTTTTGGAATTATCTTGACAAGGTTTTTGAAACAACCCCGTCAAACAACGGATTGGATTTAAATATTCTGCCTAAACTGGCTGAAGATGTCGGTTTAAACCGCGCCGCCTTTACAGCTTGCCTTCAGAGCGGACAATTTGCCGATAAAATACAGAGCGATTACGCGGGAGGCATAGACGCGGGCGTCACCGGTACCCCGAATAGTTTTTTGTCGCTTAAAAATCCGGCTTCCGAAAAAACAGAAGAAGGTTTGAAGGAGATAAACAACCGTCTTCTAAAAAATCTGCCCGCCGGCTCTCCCGATCCGCTGTTTCTAAGCGCCGATAAAAAGACCGTTTCCATAGGCGGGGCCTTTCCCAAAGACATTCTTTCGGAAATTTTTGACTTGATTCTAAACAACCAATAA
- a CDS encoding undecaprenyl-diphosphate phosphatase: MTIFESVVLGVVQGLTEFIPVSSSGHLILVRELLGINGGSALAYDAVLQLFTSFAIIFYFRQDIWKAFLSIFGNEKNGNLENGSLTEDLLRNRKESKVLIWSLVLGTIPAVLAGLFLEDYMATVFRQVWMVSWMLILGSVLFLLAEWFGKKRGELTVGRGFVVGLFQVLSLFPGMSRAGATISGGLFAGLTREAATRFAFLLGFPVLFGSGLKKLIELGGTGDITFSLIVGSVASFFVGLAAIHFLIRYLKTHTLLVFVIYRLILAVVIIILL, from the coding sequence ATGACAATTTTTGAAAGCGTTGTTTTGGGTGTTGTGCAAGGTCTTACGGAATTCATTCCGGTTTCTTCTTCAGGGCACCTTATTTTAGTCAGGGAGCTGTTGGGAATAAACGGCGGTTCGGCTCTCGCCTATGACGCTGTTTTACAGCTTTTCACCTCTTTTGCCATTATTTTTTATTTTCGGCAAGATATATGGAAGGCCTTCCTGTCTATTTTTGGAAACGAAAAAAATGGTAACTTGGAAAATGGCTCTTTAACAGAAGACCTGCTTAGAAATAGAAAAGAGTCAAAGGTTCTTATTTGGTCGCTTGTTTTGGGTACCATACCCGCTGTTTTAGCCGGTCTTTTTCTTGAGGACTACATGGCAACCGTTTTTCGGCAAGTTTGGATGGTATCATGGATGCTTATCTTGGGAAGCGTTCTTTTCCTGCTTGCGGAGTGGTTTGGCAAGAAAAGAGGGGAGCTCACAGTCGGCCGTGGTTTCGTCGTCGGACTTTTTCAAGTTCTTTCGCTTTTCCCCGGAATGTCGCGAGCCGGCGCCACTATTTCCGGCGGTCTCTTTGCCGGACTTACGCGAGAAGCGGCGACTCGTTTCGCGTTTCTTTTGGGTTTTCCCGTCCTCTTCGGTTCAGGTCTTAAAAAACTTATTGAACTCGGCGGTACGGGGGATATCACTTTTTCACTGATTGTCGGCTCGGTGGCATCTTTCTTTGTCGGTCTTGCCGCCATCCATTTTCTAATTCGCTATCTTAAAACGCACACACTTTTGGTTTTTGTAATTTACCGTCTGATTTTAGCGGTAGTTATTATAATACTTTTGTAG